cgtatttaaaaaatgtggacAGGTCAGACTATGTTGATGCCTCTAGTAATGTATAACTACAATTTTAAACTATGACAGTGAAGATAATAAAGGAACTACTTTTTGCACCCTTGTGATTGCCTGATTGTTGACGTCGCTGTCCTCCATTATCTAATGTTTATCTAATCTTCTGTACGTCGATGCCTCTCTTACGTCATCATAATCACCTTGATTGTTGTGAACACAGCTCGGGATCTGATCCGATTGACGGACCCAAAAAAACATCGGCCCTGCAATCAGCTGACGTGTCTGCAAACACGCGTGCACGAGCCGTGTACGTGCTCGTGCACACGCCCCCTCCTCCTACATAGGCATGAGCTCATTTCGTTTTGTTTGCTTGTGGTGCTTTCGATCAATATTGATGCACGCCGTCGCCTGAGCGCGTGCACGTGTGCCCGTTATGTAATGCCTATCCCTCTGGGTATCTCCGGGACGGCGTGACGTCAGCTCCGGAAGGTCTGAGCGGCGCGCGAGCGGCTGCTGGTCACAGACCAGCGAACGGCTGGAAAACAAACCGCAAGCGACGCGTTCGCTCCTCGGCAAGCCACGAACACGATAAAGGCCGAGAGTCGGAGGCCACTTTTAGGGTCAAGTGGACGACGGCGCGAGAGAACTGTGTGCAGAGAAGGTCGCGCGCGCCTTTTGCACGGACCCGTTTATGCGACCCGTGACGATGTCCGCCACCGTGAACGTTACTTCCAAGAACGGAGACTCCGGGCTTAACGGTAAGCTACATGTCACGAACAGCCTGTCAAGAGTGTTTTCTGTGTTGTAAGACGTTTATTGAGTGCTCTTAAATCATTAAACATAGTTTATTCTCCCAGTTTGgtcctttttccccctctcaACCGACCAGGGGGTTGAAAGCGAGAACGCGATGTTCCGTGTTTATTGACAGCGGTGGAGCCAATCGGCGTCTCGGTAGCTTTTGACTGACGGTCGTATAAGCCAATCGGCGACTCACGCGAGGAGGTGTAGGCGGGGCTTAAGCTCTGTCAACAAGGCGAGGAAGTGAAATTGACCATTTTGCACGTAGTCGCAGCTTTTTACAGTCAGTGCTTtataaagaaatacaataaaccgaattaaattaatttaactaAAAAATAATCTCTATTTTTAAAAGTAACAAAGgaatatcaaaataaatcactGACGAAATGATGACATGTTTTCCACTGCATCGTTTCATGTGTCACGTGAGCGTCCAGCTGCTGACATGGAACAAGCGACATGCATCAGCCAATTGGAGACGTTAAACGAGGGCCTGTTTATGAACCCTGCTGCACTCAGTCAGGGGCTTAATGGGAGCTGCTGttgtaaaatacaaaaacagaaaaaagaaaagctacaACACTtaaaggggggggagagagagggggggggggcggtacgTGACATGGCATAATGCTATTTATGGCCACAGTGACAAGGAGGGCAGACGTTTTGGACATGAGGGGGTAAAGAGGGTGAGAAGAGTGTCACAGCACTTATTTTAAGAGAGGTGATTAATAGTTGTGGAGATGGCACATAGCTGGTTGATGAAAATGATATTCGACCCCGACTCACAACCCTCATGTTCCCTGTTATGAGGTGGAAGAAGCAAGCGACGAGTGTTCTCGAGGGGCCCCATAACCCTTCGCTGAGCGAGCCAGGAATAACCGCCGTCATGAACTCGTTGATCCAAGGCTGGTGTTGTTGACGGCGTCTTCAACCGGGACGCGCGAGGCCACAGCGGTGGACGATGAGGCCCCGTGTGCTCCGATATCGGAGACTAGTGTTATTTCTGGCGTTTCCTGGAGCTCTCGCACCGGAGTCCTGTTTGTCGAATACCTGGGATCTTCAGTCcacccctcctcatcctcctcttcgtcctcggCCTGAGCCTCAGCATCAttagctcagaggtcccgcctCCCTCTAAACCCACCCAGCAGCTGATAACTGCCCCGGTGGCCAGAATGTTCGGAAAGCTCCGGCGCCAGGGCGATGCGGGTCTTTTGTGGGAGACAATGCGCTGTCGCCAGCAGTCGTGCTGAGTCGAGGCCGGTTTttacgaggggggggggtcgggcaTCATTTGGGTTGTGTTCGTATAACTGGCCTGATGCCTGAACTGTGAAATTCAGTCACGCTGAATGCTCGTGTGGACATGGTGTTGACTCACTGTTATGGGGTCTTTTGCGTGAGGCACAGGGAGGTTATTATTCCAGACATGTTGCCACACAAGATGAAAACAAAGGACCCGTTTAAGGGACTCGTCTCATTTGCGTTCTTCTGgtataaaatcaataaaaaatgtaatattcgTTGTTATTTGTGAAGTCCAGCTCTTTCACATTTGTTTATTGAACATTTTGCAGCCATGCCGACGAGATTGTGTCGATACCTTTTCAAAGTTTGACCATATAATCATACGggattaaataaaagtgtacatttctttctttaatgGTTTTCTACCACAACCTTTAtcttgctttttttaaattatatttatatattgatatattttcaaataaattTAAAGAGAAGAAATCCCCAAATGTCTTAATCTCCTTTTATTTTTGGAATATTAAATTCAagtaaagaaatttaaaaaaattaaaatgttgcccTGTTGCAAATGGACGAGGCGTCAATAAATGATGGTGCTTGGTGTTTTCTTGGAGCTGTAAAACAAAACGTGATTGCACTGGTGGGGACATAAAAACAGGTGTAAACATTTTGAATCAACCTTTTTCATTAATCagtgttttggggttttggtgAGAAACCACGACATTCAACGTCCTTCATCCGAATGAATGTTTCCCGCTCCTCCCCTCAGGGTCCTGGGTGGAGTTGGAGATGAACCGAAGCTCAGCCTCCGCGGCCCCGGGCCTGCTGCACCTCCCTcgggcggaggaagaggaggccgtgGCGGGGGGGCTGGAGCACGTCCCGTCCTCGTCCTCCATCCACGACAACGACATGGAGAAGATCCTGCTGGACGCCCAGCACGAGTCGAGCCGCAGCAACTCCTCCTGCGACAGGTAGTgatacaaccacacacacacacacacacacacacacacacacacacacacacacaaccatccacacacaaccacacacacacacacaaccatccacacacacacacacacaaccacacacacacctacacacacacacaaccatccacacacaaccatccacacacacacacacacacaaccatccacacacacacacacacaaccatccacacacacaaccatccacacacacacacacacacatccacacacacagccatccatcacacacacacacaccctacacacacacacacacacacacaaccatccacacacacacacacacacacacaaccatccacacacacacacacaaccatccacacacacacacacacaaccatccacacacacacacacacagccatccatctccacacacacacaaccatccatctcgacacacacacacacaaccatccacacacacacacacacacacacacacacacaaccatccacacacacacacacctacacacaaccatccatctccacacacacacctacacacacacacaaccatccatctccacacacacacacacaaccatccatctccacacacacacctacacacaaccatccatctccacacacacacctacacacaaccatccatctccacacacacacctacacacaaccatccatctccacacacacacacacaaccatccatctccacacacacacctacacacacacacaaccatccacacacacacctacacacaaccatccatctccacacacacaaccatccatctccacacacacacctacacacaaccatccatctccacacacacacctacacacagccatccatatccacatacacacacacacgcacacacacgccaccgtgagcgaaatataaaaaaagtataCAACGTTTGGTGACGACGTCAATGATTCTCGTTATTTGCGATTCATttgattgacctttgaccccttaaTGTATTAAATGAAAATAAGTTCCCAGAGTTACCGGTACACGTCGTTGTGTCTTTTGTTCTTAACTCTTGTGAAACACTGTCCTGTAAAAAACACTCTAATCTAATTATTTCTCTCTATATTTTTTGAGGATCCTTATTTTGATTTGAATCGTCGTCGCTTCATTGTGACGAGTGACGGGTGTCGGAGCCGCGCTTTCTCGATGTAGCCAGAAGTATCGATGAGTGAAATGTTGTGTATTCAAACTGCTCCTGTCTTTATTCACCGAGGCCTCTGCTTGTGCTTTGGGCCCCCAGCCCCCCGAGGCCCCACAGCCCccaggaggaggacgagcagaTCATCTTCGACGTGGACGTGAGCGTCAGAAGAGAAAGCCTCGTAAGAGCTCGTGCGCCTCCTCAGGTTctgaagtggtgtgtgtgtgtgtgtgtgtgtgtgtgtgtgtgtcgtctgctTTTAGTTTCCATGGAGATGGCTGCTGCGCCCGATGGGGTCCTCTCTTCTCTCGTTCAGCACGTCGTCATCATCACTGTCACTCTGTCTGTCCTTCAGCTACAAACAAAACTCCCACGAATGAGTctcaatgtacacacacacacacgggaacacacacacacatgcaagcacacacacacacacacacacaagcacacaagcacacacacaagcatacacacaaactctcacacacacacaagcacacacacgggaacacacacacacacacgaacacacacacacacacacgaatacacacacacgaacacacacacacacaagcacacacacgcaaacacacacatgaacacatatgcaaacacacacatgaacacacacacacgcgagcacacacgcaaacacacacatgaacacacacacaagcatacacacaaactctcacacacacaagcatacacacgggaacacacatgcacacacgcaaacacacacacaaacacacacacacacacacgcaaacacacacatgaacacatatacacatatatacacacacacgtaaatacacacacacataacacacacataaatacacacacgaacacacacacacaagcacacacacgcgaacacacacacacgcaaacacacacacacaagcacacacacaagcatacacaaatcacacacacaatacacatacacacacacacacacacgtaaatacacatgaacacacacacacaacacacacaaatacacatatgaacatatgtaaacacacatgaatacacacacacgagtacacacaaacacacacatgaatacacacacaagtatacacacaaactcacacacatacatatacacacacacatatacacacatacacacacacacacacacacacacatacacacacacacacatacacacacacatacacacacatacacacacacacacacgcgtactcacacacacacaaacgtacacacacgaacacacacacaaacacacaagcacacacacacaccaatacacacacaagcacacactcacaccaatacacacacacacacacacacacacacacacacacacacacacacacacatataaacacacacatgaacacacacacacaagcacacacgaaacacacatgaacacacacacacatgaacacaaacacacacatgcacacacacacacatgcacacacacacaatcacatgcacacacactcacacacatgcacacacacacacatgaacacacacacacacacacactcacacacacacacatacacccaccaaacccacacgcacacacacaccataagcgcacacacaccacacgcacacataccacacacacacacacatatcacacacaaatgcacactcacgtacacactcaaactcacacacgtgcgcactctcacacacacacacacacacacacacacatatccacatGCATAAATATACAGAACGTGTCTTGCTTGACTTGTAATGGTGATCAGGGACATAGAGCCTGGAGGCAGAGTttgctaagtgtgtgtgtgtgtgtgtgcgtgtgtgtgtgtgtcttcagacgGAGGAGCATGCCTTGGACCAGGAGAGGGACATGGACATCCTGATGAAGGACGCAGACTGGGTCGCTGACTGGTCCAGCCGACCGGAGAACATTCCCCCCAAGTGAGTAAACAGCAACGGGGGACGTTCCCACGgcaacccaacacacacacacacacacacacacagctgccgcTCGCTCGTCGTCGGCCTGCAGCGCGCCGCGTCTCAACGCGACTGACGTTTTTTTTCTCCGCAGGGAGTTTCACTTCCGCCACCCTCGGCGCTCCGTGTCGCTCAGCATGCGGAAGACCGGCGCCATGAAGAAAGGAGGAATCTTCTCCGGCGACTTCCTCAAAGTCTTCATCCCCTCGCTGCTGCTGTCGCACATCCTCGCTCTGGGGCTGGGGTGAGGAGACGCGCCGCGGACCGAAAGTTTTAATCCAGCGTGGACGACCGACTCATTCGATGCAAAAAgttcgatttaaaaaaagaagagagaaatatCTAGTtgggccactagggggcgctgtaGAACCGCGAGtcagcctccctccctccacgtCTGCGTGACATCTCTGGCTGGAGCTCTCACTGACATCTGGGTtgtgagaaaaacaaatacTCACCGCTTATTATTGTTGGTGTCAGTTTTCCATCTTCATCAGCTCTCAAAAGCTTTTAGAGAATATTCAAATGTCAGTCTAActtgggtgggtgtgtgtgtgtgtggggggggggggtccttctCGTGCTGAATTCATCCGATTCCAATTCTATTTTTCTATCGGTAGGTCCCCGAAATCCTATTTATAAAAACACAAGGACATTTCCCGAAATCAAATGAAATCCCGTGTCACGGGTAATCTCGTGGTTCATCTCGactcctcatcgtctcctcccAGGACTGGATGGAAACTCGGGAATGTGatatttagattagattagattagatattcctttattagtcccacagtggggacatttcaggatcacagcagtgggtgcccattagagcattaatagaaaataaaaataaaacacagtaacaattcTAAATACTggtactaaaatactaaatatacagatttaaaaagtatatatacacacaaggcAGTGAGCAAAGTGactttccagcaggttaaagtgataTGACCACAGTACCGAGGTCAGATACGATTTTAAACATGTTCAGTTCTGCTTCGTGTTGAGATGTATTAAATATTGCGATATGATGCAATATTATCACCCATTTTGATCCCATAAGATAACTCGTTCACCCACTTCTTCTCACTTCCGTCCATTTCTATTTGTAATTCACGTCcgagggtctctcgtggtcacGGTGCAAACGCGGGGGATGGGCAGCATCAAAACACAGCGGCTCGTTCCTGTGGTGCATTTTGGGAAAGAATCGTGGAGATCTGCGTCGTCAGGAATGTGACGAGGAAGAGCAAAAAGCGAAACCCTGTGAAGGTCAAGtggcgatgtgtgtgtgacctgcttcctgcttcctgtctcctccacagagtGTACATCGGAAGGAGGCTGACCACGGCGCCCGCCACCTCcttctgaaccccccccccccccccggagctgAAGAGAAGTGCCTGAGGAGCGGCCGCGAGTCGCCGGAGaacgtttttctttttgtgccgTCGCAAGATGAACggccgtctccccccccccccccccccacacacacacaccccatcaCTGAGATAGGTCATGTCCTCAGGAGAAATGCATCTgccttttccccctctctttctctcgcttgtctcctcccccccacctccctcagccttttccccctctttctctctttttttcttcttttcttccccttttccgCTCCAACTACTTGATGTCCCAGTTTCGATCGGCACGATGACGCGATGACTTTTGGGTTTTTAACGGCATTTCAACCACAGAgggatatttttttttacggcaGTATTCTGGATTTCCCATTTTTGAGtgtccattttattttatttttcgcaGAAAGATTGTGAGCGCACAGAGAAGTCGAGTTTGAAAGAAGCCTCGTTGTGGACGGCAGAGCCGACtgtgaaaaggaaaagaaaaggtttCCTTAGGATTTGCTCTTACTTTAATTATTGTGACGATGCATTTGCTTTGATTGTCTTTTTCCCGCCACATTGGAAGAATGAATCAGTGTTTTGTCATTAAAAATGACCTGAATGAACCTTTTCCCCTGAGTCAcgctttgtttattattatttattatcactGTAAACATGTTGGAtacctttttaaatatgtattacttATCTTCATATGATTAGAAACAATCAGGGATTTAACCATGCGGATGAATCCCAGGGAATAAAGATTTTATTTGAGCTAAATGGTGCTTTTGAATTCCTAAATGTAACGATTTAAATTTGAAAATCATTTCCTCTTTTTAATGATTCTTgagtttttttaaactaatgatCATTTGGGTTTTATTCACTAAATCTTCAGCTTCTACTTTTGAAATAATAATGCAATACAAATTCTGGTGTTTGACCAGCAGCCCAAAAGAtatcaaaatattaaatttacCATAATATGGAGCAGTAAGtttcagaattattattatttttaactatAAAAGTCCTGAAACATCCAAGTGTGGTTCACATGGATgggtatatacaggactgtctcagaaaattagaatattgtgatgaagttctttcttttttttaatgcaaaaaaaaaaaaaacaaaaaatgtcatgcattctggatgattcaaaaacaattttattagcctttttattttttttttttgaattaagAATTATACAGCATCCTACAAAACTCTTGAATCTatgaaaaagtatacttatcaaagaaaaaaaaatactagtTGAAttgtaaacaaatcacttgaattgtaaaattttatatgtatatatattataattattatatatataattactcatatgtaaacatatatatatgtttatatatattgagtaattacatatataaaattatatatatatgtatatatagtatatatatatatagagtaattttatatatatatgtgtgtatatataaatatatacatatatatgtatatgtatatatccacttatttatgtgtatgtatatttatagaaatgtatatatataattataatatatattgagtaattttatatatatgtatatatacaaatatatatacatgtatatatgtatatatatatagaatatgtatatacatattgattaattttatttatatatatatatatatatatgtataattactCAATGTCTTCCCTCTCAACCAGTTGTCGGATTAGACAAAGTAATGAGCTTTTATTAATTTTCAGGTGGAATTCACATGAATTAATTATCACTGTAAATGTGCCGGATGTTAAATGAGCCGTTATAACAACTTAATATTTAAGAAGCCCAGAAGCCGTGAACAGGATTAAAATAAAGCTCAGAGGAGTAGAGTAATCTGAGCCTCGTGCAAAGGAGAACATTTTCACACGGAGGAAGTTAATACAAAGACTATTTTAGCAGAATATAAAACATGGCTTCTTAAAATCTGATTACATAACAGAAGACAGGAAACAGCAGAGGGGACATGAAGCCAAACATATGGACGGTGTTTAGTTGAAGCCAATAAATTAAACTTCCCAAAATGTTTCCTTTTAAGATTGAGAAGTATCATTTTTATCGGGTTGAATTAATGATCCtcgcttatatatatattatttaaaactgCTCCAGATGCAGGTTAAGCCTTTTAAACATGAAGGTGTGTGAAACAAACATAATGAGTTGAGTCAAATGCAgtgaaaataatacaaataatataatacaaatagaAAGAAATGAAAAGTAAAGTGCAAAACTAATAGAGTGTTAAACCCAagtaaaacaaagaaagaaacaaaagataGAACTCTAAATTATGTCAATTAGGAATTATGTCACtgatctgaacacacacacacatatataaacacatgcatacacacacacacacacacaaagactgtaatgcaattaaaaaaacaactgaaatattgcaagccttttatttttttaatattgctgattatggcagctaaagaaaaaaaaaaaaaatatctctcaggaaacccttgcaggtgtttaatttaattattaaacAATTCAAGTTGTTTTATACTATATACTTTAGTATACTTTTCTAATATTtcggatatttgagttttcttaagctgtaaataatcagcaataataaatcataaaaaaggcttgcaatttttcgttgatttgtaatgaaatcagaatgcacattttttttgttttttatgcattacacaaaaaataaaaaataacacacaagcacacattcccacacacatacacacacacaaacacacacactcacacacgctcccacacacacacacacacacacaaacatacacactcacacacacattctcacacactcacatgctcaaactcaaaaacacacacacatgcttaaacacacacacacacactctcacacacacattctcacacacacacataaacaaacagacaaacacacacacacacatataaacacacgctcccacacacacacacacacacacacatataaacacacactcccacacacacacacacacaccttgcctcCTCCCCCTTAACAatgcctgctcctcctcctcctcctctttttcctcctcctcctcctccctatatGGAACCTCAGAACACCTGTTTCCGGCCAATCCGGACACGGTGGGACgcgtggctcctcccactgcagCTGATACGGCGTTACCATGGGTTACAGGGTGGTGGCCAGCGCCGTCTCCATCCCTCTTGTGAggagactttttttctttctcctcgtctcctcagcaCCGCCGCGCTGCAGCGCCGTCACATCGGCTGCAGGCAGAGGGTCCATCGACGACTAATAACAAGAACtaataattcattatatttaaaaaatcctatTCATGTATAAAGTACAGCAATGTCTTCTTCCTGATGACACGTGTCCCGTTTGtctttcctctcctgactcacttcctccctctgcAAGGAGGAAGCAGGAGTGTGTTGAAGTGATGACACCAACTTTGATACAAAGAACAtccgtttttattttgttcatcgtgtttattcatttataagTGTTGTTTTTACACGTGTTTGTCCCGTATGGTGTCCCCTGTGTGGAGGCTGCTGCCTGGTCATCACTGTCAATGAGAATTGCTTCTCCATTGATTGGACCTGGACGGTTAAATGAAGGTCATATatcgatatatttatttttagatatcGAAAGAGAGCCAACGAGTCTTTGAGTAACTATTAGAATCATTTCTTTTCCCTCAGAGAATGTCGTAaacatgaaggaaagaaggcGTTCTCTTCCATTTCTTATTCTCCCACATCTTTACTTCCTGGATGATTTTTTCTTTCCCTGCAAAACTTCCAGCCAACATTAAAACGTCTCATTCAGAGAAACTGCTGCGTGAACAGAACCGAAAAGAAACGAGCAGCAACGTCTTCacagggagaagagaggagagagtccaCTGCTCACACACCATGCTCGATCtgactctgtctccctctctcttcccctctccctttccctctctctctccctctctcttcccctccctctccttctctcccccctctatttctcttcccctctccctttccctctctctctcccactctctcctcccccccctctctctctgtctctctcttcccctttctctccctctctctctccctatcccagtctctctctctcttcccccctctctctcttcccctccctctccttctctcccccctctatttctcttcccctctccctctctctcccactctctcctcgccccctctctctctctatctctctcttcccctttttctccttctctctctccctatcccagtctctctctccctcttgccctctctctccctctctctctcttcccctctctttcccATTCTCTcctcgccccctctctctctctgtctctctcttcccctttctatccctctctctctctccctatcccagtctccctctccctcttgccctctctctccctctcttcccctctctctcccactctctcccccccccctctctctctcttctccctctccttctctccccctctatttctcttcccctctccctttccctctctctctcccactctctcctccccccctctctctctctgtctctctcttcccctttctctccctctcccaacccatctctctctccccacctgtctctctctctctctctctctctctctaattatCAAACCCTGCCCCACCCTGAGCCCCTACGCTCTCGGCCTTTGTCTCGGCCCTTTTGGGGCGTGTCTGCTGCAACTTCAACATTTTCACTTTTTAGTTTCCAACTCTGACGTTTATGACTGTTGGCTTCTCCTGCAgagatgaccacacacacacacacacacacaca
The window above is part of the Pseudoliparis swirei isolate HS2019 ecotype Mariana Trench chromosome 15, NWPU_hadal_v1, whole genome shotgun sequence genome. Proteins encoded here:
- the bnip3lb gene encoding BCL2 interacting protein 3 like b, which codes for MRPVTMSATVNVTSKNGDSGLNGSWVELEMNRSSASAAPGLLHLPRAEEEEAVAGGLEHVPSSSSIHDNDMEKILLDAQHESSRSNSSCDSPPRPHSPQEEDEQIIFDVDVSVRRESLTEEHALDQERDMDILMKDADWVADWSSRPENIPPKEFHFRHPRRSVSLSMRKTGAMKKGGIFSGDFLKVFIPSLLLSHILALGLGVYIGRRLTTAPATSF